CCCATACCCCCTAATCCCTCATCCTGTTTTGAGCCATGATCGACATCCACTGCCACATCCTGCCCGGCCTCGACGACGGCGCCCGGACGATGGAGGAGGCGCTGGCGATGGCCCGCATCGCCGCGGCGGACGGGATCGACACCCTCGTGGCCTCGTCCCACATCACGCCCGGGGTTTACGACAACCCCCCGGAGCGGATCGCGGCGGCCGCGGAGGCCTTCGGCGAGCGGCTGGTCGAGGAAGGCATCCCGATCCGGATCATCCCGGGCGCGGATGTCCGGATGACGCCGGAGCTGCTCGACGGGGACGGCCGCTGCCTTTGCATCAACCGGGACACGCCGTATTTCCTGTTCGAGTTCCCGCACGATCTCGTTCCGCCGGGGAGCGAGCGGCTCGTCGAGGCCCTTCGCGGCCGGGGGCGGGTGCCGGTGATCACCCATCCCGAGCGGAACACGGAGCTCCAGCGGCGGCCGGAAAAACTGGAGCCCTTCGTCCGGATGGGCTGTCTCGTCCAGATCACGGCGATGAGCCTCACGGGCGGGTTCGGGTCGCGCGCGCAGGCCGCCGCGGAGCGGTTCCTGAAGGAGGGCCGCGCGCACCTGATCGCGACGGACGCGCACAATACAATAA
The window above is part of the Nitrospiria bacterium genome. Proteins encoded here:
- a CDS encoding CpsB/CapC family capsule biosynthesis tyrosine phosphatase, with protein sequence MIDIHCHILPGLDDGARTMEEALAMARIAAADGIDTLVASSHITPGVYDNPPERIAAAAEAFGERLVEEGIPIRIIPGADVRMTPELLDGDGRCLCINRDTPYFLFEFPHDLVPPGSERLVEALRGRGRVPVITHPERNTELQRRPEKLEPFVRMGCLVQITAMSLTGGFGSRAQAAAERFLKEGRAHLIATDAHNTITRPPILSRAVRRAEALVGAAAARAMVFETPEKMVRGLRVEV